In Thiospirochaeta perfilievii, a single window of DNA contains:
- a CDS encoding pyridoxal phosphate-dependent aminotransferase codes for MELKAKSSFDGIDISEIRKMNALAGDETINLGIGQLPNDVPEAVSLQGQKAFTEGRTRYTSNQGMLELRELVAKYHSRKTGKSISPNQIVITNGAEGAIWNIFYAYLEVGDEVLIPEISFTVYDTITTMQGAKAICFGLTKDLRLDFNSIEALISDKTKFLVINSPTNPTGLIVNQEDIKKLSVLAEKRGFYIISDEIYSELYLDRVKPTSPYSYSNRVIVVDGISKRAAATGLRIGWTLCDESLVKPMVIANQYIATCASSISQYTAIKSLDGSCDSFLEDIKRDLKEKRDYAYKTLSSIKGVTVVKPEGAFYIFPNISSFGRSKDVALRILEEVDVLTIPGVAFGKKGDSYIRVSFAVEFDDLKLALSRIKELFNNWS; via the coding sequence ATGGAGCTAAAAGCCAAGAGTAGTTTTGATGGTATAGATATCTCAGAGATTAGAAAGATGAATGCACTAGCTGGGGATGAAACTATCAACCTAGGTATTGGCCAACTTCCCAATGATGTTCCTGAAGCAGTATCTCTTCAGGGACAAAAAGCCTTTACAGAGGGGAGAACAAGATACACTTCAAACCAGGGTATGTTAGAGCTACGGGAGTTAGTAGCAAAATACCACTCTAGGAAAACAGGTAAAAGTATCTCTCCTAATCAGATAGTTATTACCAATGGGGCAGAAGGGGCAATTTGGAATATTTTTTATGCCTATCTTGAAGTAGGGGATGAGGTATTAATTCCTGAGATTAGTTTTACAGTATATGACACTATTACAACAATGCAGGGTGCTAAGGCTATCTGTTTTGGCCTAACTAAGGATCTAAGATTGGATTTTAACAGTATTGAGGCCTTAATTAGTGATAAAACCAAGTTTTTAGTAATTAATAGTCCAACAAATCCTACAGGTTTAATTGTTAATCAAGAAGATATAAAAAAACTATCAGTTCTAGCTGAAAAGAGGGGCTTTTATATAATTTCCGATGAGATCTATAGCGAACTCTATTTAGATAGGGTAAAGCCTACATCCCCATATAGTTATAGTAATAGGGTTATTGTTGTTGATGGTATATCAAAGAGAGCTGCGGCTACTGGGTTAAGAATAGGGTGGACTCTCTGTGATGAGAGTTTAGTAAAACCTATGGTAATTGCAAATCAATATATTGCAACCTGTGCTTCATCTATTTCCCAATATACAGCTATAAAGTCCTTAGACGGAAGTTGTGATAGTTTTTTAGAAGATATAAAAAGGGACTTAAAAGAGAAGCGTGATTATGCATATAAGACCCTCTCTTCTATAAAGGGAGTTACTGTTGTTAAACCAGAGGGTGCATTTTATATATTTCCAAACATTAGTTCCTTTGGTAGATCTAAAGATGTGGCATTACGAATATTAGAAGAGGTTGACGTTTTAACTATTCCAGGTGTAGCCTTCGGAAAAAAGGGTGATAGTTATATAAGAGTATCCTTTGCAGTGGAATTCGACGATTTAAAATTGGCTTTAAGCCGTATAAAAGAACTTTTTAATAACTGGAGTTAA